Proteins encoded by one window of Seriola aureovittata isolate HTS-2021-v1 ecotype China chromosome 4, ASM2101889v1, whole genome shotgun sequence:
- the gpr4 gene encoding G-protein coupled receptor 4, with amino-acid sequence MCNISFCDVDSKVDQFFQPTLYIIVIVLGLPTNCMALWAAYMQVRQRNELGIYLINLSVADLLYITTLPLWIDYFLQHDDWIHGQESCKLFGFIFYTNIYVSIAFLCCISLDRYLAVAYPLRFAKVRRIKTAILVSAMVWIIEIIANSAPLFHDELFQDRFNHTFCFEKYPMQDWVAGMNLYRTFLGFLAPWTAMLVAYRGILAAVRCNVSTERQEKAKIQRLALSLILIVLLCFGPYHVLLLVRSIMFLRKPCDCGSEESLFAAYHVSLALTSLNCVADPILYCFVNEGARNDVGRALSALLSAACHKGSSSSPSHADILNAGSVTMETPLSAKKQPCVYADGGKTSSYKTELVALKEECLQMTILSVRK; translated from the exons ATGTGCAACATCTCGTTCTGTGATGTGGACAGTAAGGTGGACCAGTTCTTCCAGCCCACGCTCTACATCATAGTCATCGTTCTGGGGCTGCCTACTAACTGCATGGCCCTGTGGGCTGCCTACATGCAG GTACGCCAACGCAACGAGCTCGGCATCTACCTGATCAACCTGTCGGTGGCTGACCTTCTCTACATCACCACTCTTCCCTTGTGGATCGATTACTTCCTGCAGCACGATGACTGGATCCACGGTCAGGAGAGCTGCAAGCTGTTCGGCTTCATCTTCTACACCAATATCTACGTCAGCATCGCCTTCCTCTGCTGCATATCGCTGGACAGGTACCTGGCTGTGGCATATCCTCTGCGCTTCGCCAAGGTTCGACGAATCAAAACAG CCATCCTGGTCAGCGCCATGGTGTGGATCATTGAGATCATAGccaactctgctcctctcttccacGATGAGCTCTTCCAGGATCGCTTCAACCACACCTTCTGCTTTGAGAAGTATCCCATGCAGGACTGGGTGGCAGGGATGAACCTCTACAGGACATTTCTGGGCTTCCTTGCTCCCTGGACAGCCATGCTGGTCGCCTACCGGGGGATCCTGGCAGCAGTTCGCTGCAACGTCTCGACAGAACGTCAGGAAAAGGCCAAAATTCAGCGGTTGGCTTTGAGTTTGATCCTGATTGTTTTGCTCTGCTTTGGACCGTACCACGTCCTCCTCCTGGTGCGGAGCATCATGTTTCTAAGGAAACCATGTGACTGTGGCTCAGAGGAGAGCTTGTTTGCAGCGTACCATGTATCGCTGGCTCTGACCAGCCTCAACTGTGTCGCCGACCCCATTTTGTACTGTTTCGTCAACGAGGGGGCGAGGAACGATGTTGGCCGAGCCCTCTCAGCGTTACTGTCTGCGGCCTGCCACAAgggctcctcttcctcaccatcGCACGCTGATATACTGAACGCTGGCTCAGTCACCATGGAAACGCCACTATCGGCAAAGAAGCAGCCTTGTGTGTACGCTGACGGAGGCAAGACAAGCAGCTACAAGACAGAACTGGTGGCTCTGAAGGAAGAGTGTCTACAGATGACCATCCTCAGTGTTAGGAAGTGA